One genomic window of Oncorhynchus clarkii lewisi isolate Uvic-CL-2024 unplaced genomic scaffold, UVic_Ocla_1.0 unplaced_contig_4860_pilon_pilon, whole genome shotgun sequence includes the following:
- the LOC139399891 gene encoding signaling lymphocytic activation molecule-like, translating into MVYILCSAQHSEQPETRQVKGIVGTFFSFPERVLTSGNLLYGDLGNIAHVYPGKQSNTNLEKRYKNHLHWNNVTGVFTLLDLQIDDSGVYTVENGDAEEKMRHTFQLTVYYVLSKPQVTVHENISCSVVCSVENGREVTLSWYKGGLILNQTSSPDHITLSLPLKVDKQNRDSYRCEASNPVSKETAVVPHSCIESDPFKVTDGDERTQGLIAVICVLVASGFVGLAIYLTLRCIRSRA; encoded by the exons tactCTGCTCAGCCCAGCATTCAGAACAGCCAGAGACTCGGCAGGTGAAAGGCATCGTGGGAACGTTTTTCTCTTTTCCAGAGAGGGTGTTGACATCTGGCAATTTACTTTATGGAGACCTTGGCAATATTGCACATGTGTACCCTGGTAAACAAAGTAATACCAACCTTGAGAAGAGATATAAAAACCACCTTCACTGGAACAATGTTACTGGAGTCTTCACTTTGTTAGACCTACAAATAGATGATTCTGGGGTTTATACTGTGGAGAATGGAGATGCTGAAGAGAAGATGAGACATACATTTCAGCTGACTGtgtact ATGTTCTGTCAAAACCTCAGGTGACTGTTCATGAGAACATCTCctgtagtgttgtgtgttctgtgGAGAACGGGAGAGAGGTGACCCTGTCCTGGTACAAAGGAGGGTTGATACTCAACCAGACCAGCAGCCCTGACCAcatcaccctctctctacctctcaagGTGGATAAACAGAACAGAGACTCTTACAGATGTGAGGCTTCCAACCCAGTCAGCAAGGAGACAGCTGTTGTTCCACATTCCTGTATAGAGAGTGATCCCTTCAAGGTGACAG ATGGTGATGAGAGGACGCAAGGTCTTATTGCTGTAATCTGCGTTTTGGTGGCTTCAGGATTTGTTGGACTTGCAATATATCTTACATTGAGATGCATACGCTCACGTGCAG